From the Psychrilyobacter piezotolerans genome, one window contains:
- a CDS encoding GxxExxY protein: MKEFLYKELSYEIIGLAMEVHRELGTGFLEKVYENALMILFEEKNLKSRQQEPIKISFRNKIIGDYIADIIVEDKIILELKCTSKIIEVHKAQIANYLKATGKKIGIIINFGNKSLEIERVVMQNLSESV, encoded by the coding sequence ATGAAAGAATTTTTATATAAAGAATTATCTTATGAAATTATTGGTTTAGCTATGGAAGTGCACAGAGAGTTAGGAACTGGATTTTTAGAAAAAGTATATGAAAATGCTTTAATGATATTATTTGAAGAAAAAAATCTGAAATCAAGACAACAAGAGCCAATTAAAATAAGTTTTAGAAATAAAATTATTGGTGATTATATAGCTGACATAATTGTAGAAGATAAGATAATATTAGAATTAAAATGTACTTCAAAAATAATTGAAGTTCATAAAGCTCAAATAGCAAATTATCTTAAGGCTACAGGAAAAAAAATCGGTATCATAATTAATTTTGGTAATAAAAGTTTAGAAATAGAAAGAGTGGTTATGCAAAATCTGAGTGAATCTGTGTAA
- a CDS encoding efflux RND transporter periplasmic adaptor subunit, whose translation MKKKIIIAVTALLIIGGGFTVLKNKNNKDTASVRLVKISNENISENLKFEGIVNARKTYGLYKKVPMIIEEVNINPGTMVKKGDELIVFSGVGSNGFENTGVSSIFIELEEKKLEVEVLEKQLTELERKEKVVKFQLDNANSTAEIMKELLEQDGVSSLEANKYITDAALKDLEYNNVIKDISLAEQRLKIKSDGLDEEMKEMSRNLAAPENGIITEVFVENGMMAVPGKPLLSFASLDGGLEVKVLIPVYQSQGVATGAGVDIISKGSLEEKRYRGKVISISSVAVVMKNGNNEERYLTATVELDDTKGLLPGANVGVEISGKALSGINVVDAFSVIEENGKNYVYIIENNRARRVEIQTGIKTLSKYEVLNLPEGMEVVVNPFKVRDGEKVLVKSNQ comes from the coding sequence ATGAAAAAGAAAATAATTATAGCTGTAACAGCTCTTTTAATTATAGGGGGAGGCTTTACAGTTTTAAAAAATAAAAACAATAAAGATACGGCTTCGGTGAGGCTGGTAAAGATAAGCAATGAAAATATTTCTGAAAATTTGAAATTTGAAGGAATAGTAAATGCCAGAAAAACCTACGGACTGTATAAAAAAGTTCCCATGATCATCGAGGAAGTGAATATCAATCCGGGAACCATGGTAAAAAAAGGAGACGAACTGATTGTATTCAGCGGGGTGGGATCCAATGGATTTGAAAATACAGGTGTTTCCAGTATTTTTATTGAGTTAGAGGAAAAAAAATTAGAAGTGGAAGTTCTGGAAAAACAACTGACAGAATTAGAAAGAAAGGAAAAGGTTGTAAAATTCCAGTTGGACAACGCCAACAGTACGGCTGAAATCATGAAAGAACTGTTGGAGCAGGACGGGGTATCTTCCCTGGAAGCGAATAAATACATAACAGATGCTGCATTAAAAGATCTGGAATATAACAATGTAATAAAGGATATATCCCTGGCTGAGCAGAGACTGAAGATAAAATCAGACGGACTGGATGAAGAGATGAAGGAGATGAGCCGGAATCTGGCAGCTCCTGAAAACGGGATAATAACTGAAGTTTTTGTGGAAAACGGGATGATGGCAGTTCCGGGAAAACCACTGTTAAGTTTTGCATCTTTGGATGGCGGACTGGAAGTGAAGGTGCTTATCCCAGTCTATCAGTCCCAGGGAGTAGCTACAGGAGCCGGTGTAGATATTATTTCCAAGGGTTCTTTGGAAGAAAAAAGATACAGGGGTAAGGTAATCTCTATCTCCAGTGTAGCCGTGGTGATGAAAAACGGAAATAACGAAGAAAGATATCTGACTGCCACTGTGGAACTGGATGATACTAAAGGACTGCTGCCGGGAGCCAATGTAGGAGTGGAGATCTCAGGGAAGGCACTCAGCGGGATAAATGTAGTGGATGCCTTTTCTGTAATAGAGGAAAACGGTAAAAATTATGTCTATATAATAGAAAATAACAGGGCCAGAAGGGTAGAGATACAGACAGGAATAAAGACCCTGTCAAAATATGAGGTGTTAAATCTCCCGGAAGGAATGGAAGTAGTGGTGAACCCGTTTAAGGTAAGGGACGGGGAGAAGGTTCTTGTAAAAAGTAATCAATAG
- a CDS encoding TolC family protein, with protein sequence MKKRFLILALMTITSLNVFSKDLNLEEALKIAENENPEIRRERITLDIKKLEERKKKKAFLPKVSISVDGSDTAYDDNLNPFDKSAGVEARISMPLFTGGKLTNEYKKSRLESEKISLTNILLKYDIRKDVIEKYFEVLNLKKQADILLGVNNTLNKQRERLEKLYSSNKLVKKSDVLRVKSDILGNEVTLLGVNQQAEIKTYELQILLGISMDEPLNIEEFDYTALDLNKFFLDGDIAKALDEGSRVKKSEIDLKKSEIDVNIARAAYYPKVGLGFEKNFKRDSDGLDSYRIAVGFNWNIFSWGADMDTVAQNQYRVDQAAIDLRKMKDEVVLELKEKYSNMMTLSRQVEAQNIKVEIADENAMIDTLRYNNSLMSSFEYLDSIDKLRAAEEDYYTLQRELMLAVDTYENAWR encoded by the coding sequence ATGAAAAAAAGATTTCTGATACTGGCATTGATGACGATAACTTCATTAAATGTTTTTTCAAAAGATTTAAATTTAGAAGAAGCACTTAAGATTGCAGAAAATGAAAATCCGGAGATAAGAAGGGAAAGAATTACTCTGGATATAAAAAAACTGGAAGAAAGAAAGAAAAAGAAAGCATTTTTACCTAAAGTATCCATCAGTGTGGATGGAAGTGATACCGCCTATGATGATAACCTGAATCCCTTTGATAAAAGTGCAGGAGTGGAAGCCAGGATTTCTATGCCGCTCTTTACAGGGGGGAAACTCACCAATGAATATAAAAAATCCAGGTTAGAGTCGGAAAAAATATCCCTGACTAATATCCTGTTAAAATATGATATAAGAAAAGATGTTATAGAAAAATATTTTGAGGTATTGAACTTAAAAAAACAGGCAGATATTTTACTCGGGGTAAACAATACCCTGAATAAGCAGAGGGAAAGACTGGAAAAGCTCTACAGCAGCAATAAACTGGTGAAAAAATCCGATGTACTCAGGGTAAAGAGTGATATACTGGGTAATGAAGTAACCTTATTAGGAGTGAATCAGCAGGCTGAGATAAAAACATATGAACTGCAGATCCTGCTGGGAATATCCATGGATGAGCCTTTAAACATAGAAGAATTTGATTATACAGCTTTGGATCTGAATAAATTTTTCCTGGACGGCGATATAGCAAAGGCACTGGATGAGGGAAGCAGGGTGAAAAAAAGTGAGATAGATCTGAAAAAAAGTGAGATAGATGTAAATATAGCCAGGGCGGCATATTACCCCAAAGTAGGACTGGGGTTTGAAAAGAATTTCAAGAGGGACAGCGATGGTCTGGATTCCTATAGAATAGCTGTAGGATTTAACTGGAATATATTCAGCTGGGGTGCAGATATGGATACTGTGGCTCAAAACCAGTACAGGGTGGATCAGGCCGCCATTGATCTGAGGAAGATGAAGGATGAGGTAGTACTGGAACTCAAGGAAAAGTACAGCAATATGATGACCCTGTCCAGGCAGGTGGAGGCACAGAATATAAAGGTGGAAATAGCCGATGAAAATGCCATGATAGATACACTGAGATACAATAATTCATTGATGAGTTCATTTGAATACTTAGACAGTATAGATAAACTGAGAGCAGCAGAGGAAGATTATTATACCCTTCAGAGGGAACTGATGTTAGCTGTAGATACATATGAAAATGCGTGGAGATAG
- a CDS encoding tyrosine-protein phosphatase, giving the protein MTDLHCHILPEIDDGSKGMDESIELILSAQKLGYKKMCCTSHYRAGRYENKNYDKILKKLRDQLEINKIDMELLEGNELFLDLDGLRALKEKKVKTLNRSNYILVEAIPGMTPMALKKSLERIIDLGYRPVLAHVERYPFINFKTLYKFKKIGVVTQVNLKSLRCKKEIYRWIDLNLVDILASDVHDKKYRNYELEDIIMEIDNKFGRKTRERLLMGNPEKIINNEDIEGTIDEKKISDTGIDDDNFIKCFFKRFKFRRST; this is encoded by the coding sequence ATGACAGATCTCCACTGCCATATTCTGCCCGAAATAGACGACGGCTCCAAAGGTATGGATGAATCAATAGAGTTGATCTTATCGGCTCAAAAATTAGGATATAAGAAAATGTGCTGTACCTCCCATTACAGAGCAGGAAGGTATGAAAATAAAAATTATGATAAGATTTTAAAAAAATTAAGAGATCAATTGGAGATAAACAAGATAGATATGGAACTTCTGGAGGGGAATGAACTTTTTTTAGATCTGGACGGCCTCCGTGCACTCAAAGAAAAAAAAGTAAAAACTTTGAATAGAAGTAATTATATTTTGGTGGAAGCCATCCCGGGGATGACACCCATGGCTTTAAAAAAATCACTGGAAAGAATCATAGATCTGGGATACAGGCCGGTTTTGGCTCATGTGGAAAGGTATCCTTTTATAAATTTTAAAACCTTATATAAATTTAAAAAAATAGGGGTTGTGACCCAGGTAAACCTCAAATCACTGAGATGTAAAAAAGAAATATACAGGTGGATAGACTTAAACCTTGTAGATATTCTGGCCAGTGATGTTCACGACAAAAAATACAGGAACTATGAGCTGGAAGATATAATAATGGAGATAGACAATAAGTTCGGGAGGAAAACCAGGGAAAGACTCCTTATGGGAAATCCTGAAAAAATAATAAATAACGAGGATATAGAGGGGACTATAGATGAAAAAAAGATTTCTGATACTGGCATTGATGACGATAACTTCATTAAATGTTTTTTCAAAAGATTTAAATTTAGAAGAAGCACTTAA
- a CDS encoding CpsD/CapB family tyrosine-protein kinase, producing the protein MMDKQISSERKMFFKGDQDSHLAESLRVLRTNIHFMEEKENRIVVFTSTIPREGKSTIAANYAMSVAISGEKVLLVDCDIRRPRAHSSFGIEITHGMGSVLLGDKKIEDVILKDIEENLDILPSKHLSQNVTELFLGNKMKDLLKALRGKYDLIVLDTPPLVVATDAVILSEYADGVVYVCGYDMVSKKELLQSKDMLDRAGANIYGIVVNKIDKRGYSYGNYGYYNNNYSYYEEYIKGDK; encoded by the coding sequence ATGATGGATAAACAGATATCAAGTGAAAGAAAGATGTTTTTTAAAGGGGACCAGGACAGTCATCTGGCAGAATCCCTCAGGGTTCTCAGGACCAATATACATTTTATGGAGGAAAAAGAAAACAGGATAGTGGTCTTTACAAGTACCATCCCAAGGGAAGGAAAGAGTACTATAGCTGCCAACTATGCCATGTCTGTAGCTATAAGCGGGGAGAAGGTACTCCTGGTAGACTGTGATATAAGGAGACCCCGGGCTCACAGCAGTTTCGGAATAGAGATAACTCATGGTATGGGAAGTGTTCTTTTGGGAGATAAAAAAATAGAGGATGTAATCCTGAAAGATATAGAGGAAAACTTGGATATCCTGCCCTCCAAGCATCTGAGCCAGAATGTAACGGAATTATTTTTGGGGAACAAGATGAAAGATCTATTGAAGGCGTTGAGAGGGAAATATGACCTTATAGTACTGGATACCCCTCCCCTTGTGGTAGCTACCGATGCAGTGATTCTTTCGGAATATGCAGACGGGGTAGTCTATGTCTGCGGATATGATATGGTATCCAAGAAGGAACTGCTTCAGTCAAAAGATATGCTGGATCGTGCAGGAGCCAATATCTACGGAATAGTAGTAAATAAGATAGATAAAAGAGGTTATTCATACGGGAATTACGGGTATTACAACAATAATTACAGTTATTATGAGGAATATATAAAAGGGGATAAATAA
- a CDS encoding YveK family protein, which translates to MKRKKREEDLRYEWENEDDEIELMDLVFILIRSWKLIVMTALPVMILGAVFAMTRPDIYRAEATLMVSSGQIYSVNNLDNAEISKNQKLVSTYTEIAKSKSIMRSVIRKLDLDMEPEGIANLLKVTPVDDTEFIKISYTDKNAQRSALLTNEVAGEFISKIKKVMSFENLKIVEKATVPEKALPKKRALILAVSMVLGVMVGVFAAFMVEFLHSKLRKPEDIEKIMGCSVLANIPDFNIEKMGEK; encoded by the coding sequence TTGAAAAGAAAAAAAAGAGAGGAAGATTTGAGATATGAATGGGAAAATGAAGATGATGAAATAGAACTGATGGATCTGGTTTTTATCCTCATAAGGAGCTGGAAACTTATTGTCATGACTGCGCTGCCGGTAATGATCTTAGGGGCTGTTTTCGCCATGACAAGACCGGACATATACCGGGCAGAAGCCACTCTTATGGTATCCAGCGGGCAGATCTATTCGGTAAACAACCTGGATAATGCTGAAATTTCTAAAAACCAGAAGTTAGTATCAACATATACAGAGATAGCCAAGAGTAAGAGTATTATGAGAAGTGTAATCAGAAAATTAGATCTGGATATGGAACCGGAAGGTATAGCAAACTTATTGAAAGTAACTCCTGTGGATGACACAGAGTTCATTAAGATAAGTTATACGGATAAAAATGCCCAGAGATCCGCTCTTTTGACCAACGAGGTAGCAGGAGAATTTATTTCAAAGATAAAAAAAGTAATGAGTTTTGAAAATTTAAAAATTGTAGAAAAAGCAACAGTACCTGAAAAAGCTCTGCCTAAAAAAAGAGCTCTTATCCTGGCAGTTTCAATGGTACTGGGAGTTATGGTTGGAGTTTTTGCAGCCTTTATGGTTGAATTTTTACACAGTAAATTAAGAAAACCTGAGGATATAGAAAAAATAATGGGATGTTCGGTTCTGGCCAACATACCGGATTTTAATATTGAGAAAATGGGAGAGAAATAA
- a CDS encoding adenylosuccinate synthase has product MASYVVVGTQWGDEGKGKIIDVLAHKADYVVRFQGGNNAGHTVVVNGEKFILHLLPSGMLHGNGKCVIGPGVVVDPKVLLHELSTLEEKGAKVDHLFISDRAHLIMPYHVQLDIVKEEARGENKIGTTKRGIGPCYSDKIARCGIRAVDLLDMEALGRKLKINLDEKNELFTKIYNTEPMSYDAIMADFTEYAEKLKHRIGDFVPEINEALDNDKVVMFEGAQAMMLDINYGTYPYVTSSSPTSGGVTTGVGVAPSKIDRVIGVMKAYTTRVGEGPFVTELNDETGENLRAVGSEFGATTGRPRRCGWLDAVVGKYAVMINGLTDVVVTKIDVLSGLDELKICTGYEIDGKVWTTIPSAIEMTERATPVYETLPGWSEDITGIREYDELPENCKKYIARMEEIIGCEITMISVGPDRTQNIFRKEF; this is encoded by the coding sequence ATGGCAAGTTATGTAGTAGTAGGAACGCAATGGGGAGACGAAGGTAAAGGAAAAATTATCGATGTATTAGCACATAAGGCTGATTATGTAGTTAGATTCCAAGGTGGAAATAATGCAGGACATACAGTAGTAGTAAATGGAGAGAAATTTATCCTTCACTTATTACCTTCAGGGATGTTACACGGAAATGGTAAATGTGTAATCGGGCCGGGAGTAGTAGTGGATCCAAAGGTATTATTACACGAGTTATCAACTTTAGAGGAAAAAGGAGCTAAGGTAGATCACTTATTTATCTCTGATAGAGCTCATCTTATCATGCCTTACCATGTTCAATTAGATATCGTAAAGGAAGAAGCCAGAGGAGAAAACAAGATCGGTACAACAAAAAGAGGAATAGGACCTTGTTATTCCGATAAGATAGCCAGATGCGGAATAAGAGCAGTAGACTTGTTGGATATGGAAGCATTAGGAAGAAAATTAAAGATAAACTTAGATGAAAAGAATGAATTATTTACAAAAATTTATAATACAGAACCTATGAGTTATGATGCAATCATGGCAGATTTTACAGAATATGCTGAAAAATTAAAGCATAGAATAGGTGATTTTGTTCCTGAGATCAACGAAGCATTAGATAACGACAAGGTAGTAATGTTTGAGGGAGCTCAAGCTATGATGCTGGATATCAACTATGGAACTTATCCATATGTAACTTCTAGTTCACCAACTTCTGGCGGAGTTACTACAGGTGTAGGTGTAGCCCCTTCTAAGATCGACAGAGTAATCGGTGTTATGAAAGCATATACTACCAGAGTAGGAGAGGGACCTTTCGTTACAGAATTAAATGATGAAACAGGAGAAAATTTAAGAGCAGTTGGAAGCGAATTTGGTGCAACTACCGGCAGACCAAGAAGATGCGGATGGTTAGATGCTGTAGTAGGTAAGTATGCGGTAATGATAAACGGTCTTACAGATGTAGTAGTAACAAAGATAGATGTATTAAGCGGATTGGATGAATTAAAGATATGTACAGGATATGAGATAGACGGAAAGGTATGGACTACTATACCGTCAGCTATCGAGATGACTGAGAGAGCAACACCGGTATATGAAACATTACCAGGATGGTCTGAAGATATTACAGGGATCAGAGAATACGATGAATTACCTGAAAACTGTAAAAAATATATAGCTAGAATGGAAGAAATAATCGGATGTGAGATCACTATGATTTCAGTAGGTCCGGACAGAACTCAAAATATATTCAGAAAAGAATTTTAA
- the trmB gene encoding tRNA (guanosine(46)-N7)-methyltransferase TrmB produces the protein MSNIKNDNNVGEMWKHFFNYERKHYNPYMVKLAEHPNHIMYDKEVMDSYKGKWNEFFKNEHPIYLEIGSGSGMFANNMCVRYPERNHMALEIRFKRLVLSARRSEKLGLDNLLFIKRRGEEITNFIGHEEMAGLYINFPDPWEGKEKNRILQPKLFALLDEILAKDGRLFFKTDHDKYYEDVLEFMPEVEGYEVVYHTADLHNSPLAEENIMTEFESLFTYKHQKNINYIEIKKLGKK, from the coding sequence ATGTCAAATATAAAAAATGATAACAATGTAGGAGAGATGTGGAAACACTTTTTTAACTACGAAAGAAAACATTATAATCCATATATGGTAAAGTTAGCAGAACATCCAAATCATATCATGTATGATAAGGAAGTTATGGATTCTTATAAGGGTAAGTGGAATGAATTTTTCAAAAATGAACATCCAATTTACCTGGAGATTGGTTCTGGCAGCGGAATGTTTGCCAACAACATGTGTGTAAGGTATCCTGAGAGAAACCATATGGCTTTGGAGATAAGATTTAAAAGACTGGTTCTTTCAGCTAGAAGATCTGAAAAATTAGGATTAGACAATTTATTGTTTATAAAAAGACGTGGAGAAGAGATCACCAACTTTATAGGTCATGAAGAGATGGCAGGGCTGTATATCAACTTCCCGGATCCATGGGAAGGGAAGGAAAAAAACAGGATCCTTCAGCCAAAGTTATTTGCCCTGTTAGATGAGATTTTAGCAAAAGACGGAAGGCTATTCTTTAAAACGGATCATGATAAATACTATGAAGACGTATTAGAATTTATGCCGGAAGTAGAAGGGTATGAGGTGGTATATCATACTGCTGACCTGCATAACAGTCCATTGGCAGAGGAAAATATCATGACTGAATTTGAAAGTCTGTTTACATATAAGCACCAAAAAAATATCAATTATATAGAGATAAAGAAATTAGGTAAAAAATAA
- a CDS encoding 3-deoxy-D-manno-octulosonic acid transferase: protein MYIPLGVGMIFSNKLRKFVKKRLFQKINIREKKETIWIHCASVGEVNLAEPIINKFLDKTGTKILLTMMTDTGMETAGKKYADEARVDLLFFPLDDYFCIKKILRRIVLKKLVIIETEIWPNLILSCSRKSEVVLINGRISDRSIGSYLKIRFLLGKIFQKIDIFIMQTEQDKERIISLGAPKDKVYNYGNLKFNIELPKYEKKELDDLRGKINAKGRKILVAGSTRDNEEEYLLEVFEKLDNYLLILVPRHIERTTDICERLLQKYNYQRWTDIYKEKSEFSPSDVEIIQELSKKDREIIIVDKIGELRKLYAIADIAYVGGTLVDVGGHSLLEPLFYRKPPIFGPFTQNVRSIAREVTAREIGTQVNGVEELYKAVKNYELENKTPRNKDSKIDIENRIDKFFEENSHVVDLTFEKIMNRK from the coding sequence TTGTACATACCTTTAGGGGTAGGGATGATATTTTCCAATAAGTTGAGAAAATTTGTAAAAAAAAGGTTGTTTCAAAAGATAAACATAAGGGAAAAAAAAGAGACCATATGGATTCACTGTGCATCTGTAGGAGAGGTAAATTTAGCGGAACCTATAATAAATAAATTTTTGGATAAAACAGGTACAAAAATTCTCCTGACCATGATGACGGATACCGGGATGGAAACAGCCGGGAAGAAATATGCAGATGAGGCCAGGGTAGACCTTTTATTTTTTCCCTTGGATGATTATTTTTGTATAAAGAAAATTTTAAGAAGGATAGTACTAAAAAAATTAGTGATCATAGAGACTGAGATATGGCCCAACTTAATTCTTTCATGCTCCAGAAAATCAGAGGTAGTTTTGATAAATGGAAGAATTTCAGACAGGAGTATAGGTTCCTATCTGAAAATAAGATTTTTACTGGGGAAAATTTTTCAAAAGATAGACATATTTATCATGCAGACTGAGCAGGATAAAGAAAGAATTATATCCCTAGGAGCTCCTAAGGATAAAGTTTATAACTATGGAAATTTAAAGTTTAATATTGAACTGCCGAAATATGAAAAAAAAGAATTGGATGATTTAAGGGGAAAAATAAATGCAAAAGGCAGAAAAATACTGGTAGCAGGGAGTACAAGAGACAACGAGGAGGAGTATCTGCTGGAAGTTTTTGAGAAGTTAGATAACTACCTCCTGATATTGGTACCCAGGCATATAGAGAGGACCACAGATATATGTGAAAGGCTGCTGCAGAAATATAACTATCAAAGGTGGACAGATATTTATAAGGAAAAAAGCGAATTTTCCCCTTCAGATGTAGAGATAATTCAAGAATTATCCAAGAAAGATAGGGAGATAATAATAGTGGATAAGATAGGGGAGCTGCGTAAATTATACGCCATCGCAGACATAGCATATGTAGGAGGGACTCTGGTGGATGTAGGGGGACATAGTTTACTGGAGCCATTATTTTACAGGAAACCACCTATTTTCGGGCCTTTTACTCAAAATGTAAGGAGTATTGCAAGGGAAGTAACAGCCAGGGAGATCGGGACACAGGTGAATGGGGTAGAGGAGCTGTACAAGGCAGTTAAGAATTATGAATTAGAAAATAAAACACCGAGAAATAAAGACAGTAAAATTGATATAGAAAACAGGATAGATAAGTTTTTTGAGGAAAACAGCCATGTGGTGGATTTGACCTTTGAAAAGATAATGAATCGAAAGTAA
- a CDS encoding DMT family transporter, producing the protein MKRKESSVKGYTMVFASTMFFYIMTLFVKMITKDGRIPSTEVTFFRFLIGFIMVNIGMMKIGYKIKMVNKKAVLSRGFFTALAILLFFIVIQYSTTTKANIYNLTYPIFVTIFGPLLLKDERWTLKNIIGVAIAFVGIFLISGLALGVVTWVDGLGLFMGFVAAAGIIALRKARETDDSSTILFYLMSIGLVMTVIPFGRQFKVPTPKEGLLLLGMGVFSYLGQYTLTNGFKYVKALEGSLISSSRIFVAAICGILFLGEPFSVSILGGGSLIFIGIALVSIKGKEKKQLKIEKL; encoded by the coding sequence ATGAAAAGGAAAGAGAGTAGTGTTAAGGGGTATACAATGGTATTTGCTTCTACAATGTTTTTCTATATAATGACTTTATTTGTAAAGATGATAACGAAAGATGGAAGGATACCCAGTACAGAGGTGACGTTTTTTAGATTTTTAATTGGGTTCATCATGGTAAATATAGGGATGATGAAAATAGGATATAAAATTAAGATGGTAAATAAAAAAGCGGTATTGTCCAGGGGTTTTTTTACGGCATTGGCCATATTGTTATTTTTTATAGTGATACAATATTCCACAACAACCAAGGCAAACATATATAACCTAACCTACCCTATATTTGTGACGATATTTGGTCCGCTTTTGCTAAAGGATGAAAGGTGGACGTTAAAAAATATTATAGGTGTAGCCATAGCCTTTGTGGGAATATTCCTGATATCTGGGTTGGCGTTGGGAGTGGTTACCTGGGTGGATGGATTGGGATTGTTTATGGGATTTGTAGCAGCAGCCGGGATAATTGCTCTGCGAAAAGCCAGGGAAACAGATGATTCCAGCACGATCTTATTTTACCTTATGAGTATAGGACTGGTTATGACTGTGATCCCGTTTGGCCGCCAATTTAAGGTGCCGACCCCTAAAGAAGGACTGTTATTATTGGGAATGGGAGTGTTTTCATATCTGGGACAATATACCCTGACCAACGGATTTAAATATGTAAAAGCACTGGAGGGAAGTCTGATCTCTTCCAGCAGAATATTTGTAGCTGCTATATGCGGTATATTATTCTTAGGAGAACCATTTAGTGTGAGTATACTAGGTGGGGGAAGTCTGATATTTATAGGGATAGCATTGGTCAGTATAAAGGGGAAAGAGAAAAAACAATTAAAAATTGAGAAATTATAA
- a CDS encoding divergent polysaccharide deacetylase family protein encodes MSGINKKIIYGIGIISILIIAILFRWYNGNKYERQIKLQEDLAVEKIMKEVKEYAVINGRPVQNDEIKYSFDLKKGTNLNLESDTLQVREIPKGEKKEIIYSDSKGKEKLILEINYFTPPKLAILIDDVGMNTKTTTYFKKIDGALSFATIPYLPKTRQATRILKDAGFEVILHMPMEGSNDTLNMRTEGLIKPSMTEKEIYDKFDGAIENLGAVKGFNNHMGSEFTNNPGKMRELLSYAKKKEMFFIDSNTNSKKEGYKVAKELDIPTYYTSYFIDNSHKKGDIMEAIKVSVRLAKERKKVLVIGHYRRETAEAIYEMLDYIEGEGVELVPISEVLE; translated from the coding sequence GTGAGTGGGATAAATAAAAAAATTATATACGGAATAGGGATAATCTCTATTCTGATAATAGCTATATTATTCAGATGGTATAACGGGAATAAATATGAAAGACAGATAAAGTTGCAGGAAGATCTGGCTGTAGAAAAAATAATGAAGGAAGTCAAAGAATATGCAGTTATAAATGGAAGACCTGTTCAAAATGATGAAATAAAATACTCCTTTGACCTTAAAAAAGGAACAAACTTAAACCTGGAGAGCGATACCTTACAAGTTAGGGAGATCCCCAAAGGGGAGAAAAAAGAAATTATTTACAGTGATTCAAAGGGAAAGGAAAAATTAATCCTGGAAATAAATTATTTTACCCCTCCGAAATTAGCTATATTGATAGATGATGTAGGAATGAATACAAAAACTACAACTTATTTTAAAAAAATAGACGGAGCATTAAGTTTTGCAACTATACCATATCTCCCCAAGACCAGACAGGCAACCAGGATATTAAAGGATGCAGGATTTGAAGTTATCCTGCATATGCCCATGGAAGGATCTAACGATACTTTAAACATGAGGACCGAGGGACTGATAAAACCATCTATGACTGAAAAAGAAATCTATGATAAATTTGACGGTGCAATAGAAAATTTAGGAGCAGTTAAGGGATTTAATAATCATATGGGATCTGAATTTACAAATAATCCTGGAAAAATGAGGGAACTCCTGTCCTATGCAAAGAAGAAAGAGATGTTCTTTATAGATTCTAATACCAACAGTAAGAAAGAGGGATATAAGGTAGCTAAGGAATTAGATATCCCTACCTACTATACATCTTATTTTATAGATAATTCCCATAAGAAGGGAGATATTATGGAAGCTATAAAGGTGTCTGTAAGGTTGGCCAAAGAAAGAAAAAAAGTCTTAGTGATCGGTCACTATAGAAGAGAAACAGCAGAAGCTATATATGAAATGTTGGATTATATAGAAGGGGAAGGGGTAGAATTGGTGCCGATCAGTGAAGTATTGGAATAG